One Archangium violaceum genomic window, GCCCGACCTCCCGCGCCGATGCGCAAGACCAGGCCACCGACTCCGCCTGCGACTACTACGACGCGTGTGAGGAGATCGGCTCCGGCGAGGGCAAGCAGTTCCAGGACCGGAGCGAGTGTGAGGTGAAGATCCGCGATTACTTCCAGGCCGTGTGGACGGCGGATAACTGCCCTGCCATCAACGAGAAGGGGCTCGAGACGTGCCTGGAGCGCATCCGCACCACCTCGTGCTCGAGTGCAACGGACTTCATCAACACCGCGCTCCTCGTCTGTGGCGCGGGCTCGGTCTGCCAGGACGTCGAGGACTGAGCGTTCGGTGGAGCGGCTCGATGGGCCGCTCCTCTCCGCCCCTCCGGGCCGTCTCCGCATCAGGTCGAGTGTTCGGAGCGAGGGGCGTGGGAGGCCCGCTATATTGGCGCCATGACGCAGGGAGGAGAGGCAGGCGCGGTGGGCCGCTACCGGCGGGTGTCCCGCCTGGCGCGCGGTGGAATGGCGGAGGTGTTCCTCGGCGTCCTGCCCGGGCCCGAGGGCTTCGAGAAGCCGGTGGTCATCAAACGCTTGCTGCCGGAGCTGGCCGGACAGGAGGCCTACCGGCAGATGTTCGCCCAGGAGGCGCGGCTGATGGCCACCTTCGGCCACGCGCACGTCGTCTCGGTGCTGGACTTCGGGCTGGAGGCGGGCGCGCCGTACCTGGTGCTGGAGTACGTGGAGGGGGTGGACCTGGCCCGGGCGCTCGCCGCGCGAGGACCGCTGGCACCCGCGCTCGTGCGGCACCTGGGCCTGTGCCTGCTGCGCGCGCTCGAGCACGTGCACGGCCTGCGCGACACCCGGGGCGAGTGGCTGGGGCTCGTCCACCGCGACGTGAGCCCCGCCAACGTGCTGCTGGGGCACACCGGCGACGTGAAGCTGGGGGACTTCGGCATCGCCAAGGGGCTGCGCACGCCCTCGCGCACCGCGCCCGGCAGCACGCGCGGCACGCTGCGCTACATGTCCCCCGAGCAGGTGCGCGGCGGCCCCCTGGACGCGCGGGCCGATCTCTTCTCGCTCGGGGTGCTCCTCTACGAGGCGGTGGTGGGCCGCAGCCCCTTCGCCGCGGCCACGGACGCGCAGTTGCTGCTCGCCGTGCGGGACGCGCGCCTGGAGCCCGCCGAGCACCTGCTGCAA contains:
- a CDS encoding DUF6184 family natural product biosynthesis lipoprotein; this translates as MRISSSLSLLSLLLLLPACGPTSRADAQDQATDSACDYYDACEEIGSGEGKQFQDRSECEVKIRDYFQAVWTADNCPAINEKGLETCLERIRTTSCSSATDFINTALLVCGAGSVCQDVED
- a CDS encoding serine/threonine-protein kinase, which produces MTQGGEAGAVGRYRRVSRLARGGMAEVFLGVLPGPEGFEKPVVIKRLLPELAGQEAYRQMFAQEARLMATFGHAHVVSVLDFGLEAGAPYLVLEYVEGVDLARALAARGPLAPALVRHLGLCLLRALEHVHGLRDTRGEWLGLVHRDVSPANVLLGHTGDVKLGDFGIAKGLRTPSRTAPGSTRGTLRYMSPEQVRGGPLDARADLFSLGVLLYEAVVGRSPFAAATDAQLLLAVRDARLEPAEHLLQRAGPALAGVLQRALRPHPSERFASAGDMARALLDVDTGSGAEQPWHVAGLVAETLAAGRTPGASGPGKRAASPFSAALLEGQGDEEA